One Pogoniulus pusillus isolate bPogPus1 chromosome 42, bPogPus1.pri, whole genome shotgun sequence genomic window, GTCCTTAGTCACTGATCTTCAATCTCTGCAGGCTCTGGTGAGCAAGGGCAAAGCACAGCGCAGGTGTCCACACTTTGAGAGCCCTGGGATCCACCAGAATGCAAAGCCTGACTTGGCGTGGTGTTCTGTGCAGTGTGATCAGCTGTTCAGACAGCCCTTGTTAAGCCCTTGGGGCCAGGCAGATGCAAGAGCCCTGGCACCGCTGGGCCTAAGGTAACAGCAATAATGTAGAAACAGCACTGAGTTTGATCAGAGGAACCTGCAAAGGGCTGGGATGAGGTAGAAGGCAAAGTGAGTGTGACAAGAGCTGTAATGTTTTGTTAGGACAATCTGTAATGACTCTAAATAGGTGAAAATGCCTCCACAGCTTTGATTCTTTCCACTTTCTGCCATGTTTAGCCTGGGCCTGAGCCAAACAAGAGCCTGTGTGGTGTGAAGCAATGCAAAAAAGTGGTGTCATGGTAAAAAGGAAGATTGGAGTTCAGCAGCATCAAAGTCGTGTCTGTGTTTCTCCTCTGCTAGCAGTGAGGCGTGTCCCTGCCAGTCATTCAGGTGCCTGGGCCTGAGTTGTGGCTCAGTGAATTCTGCATCCTTTCAAAGTGCTGTGCAGTAAAGCCTGTGGAGATTGGTACTGTGCCGATAGAAATGGAGGGTGGTTGCCTGTCTGCTTCTAAGGTGTTCAGTGTGATGCCCCTGACTAGTCCTTACCATGCTCTGGTTACACTGGAGGCCTCTATTTTAGGAACAAAAAAACTCTGTAAATCCTACATATTGGCTTCCTCATCCCCTCAGCAAGGCAAATTCATTGcatcctcctcctttctttctttctcccttacATGCCACATGAGTCAGAATTCCTGGTGCAAGTCCTCTTTGCctggaaaggggaaggaagcaCTCAGGTCTGTTTGGTGCCTTTGTCACCTACAAACTGTGAAACTTGCACTCCTTTATGGGTGTTTCCTGTGTGCATGTCAAGCTCTGAGAAGAGCATTTGGAGGGCTCCAAAGGGGTCCAGGAGATGCACTCCACATGGTTTGCTGGATGAGTGCATGGATGTGAAAGGGTACAGCAATGAGAGACAGGCAGGGTTAATGCATGCTAGAGATCTTTATTGCAAAGATATGGTCACAACTGAGCATCTGCATCATGGAGAAGGGGACTCTGGAAGGAGGAGATGCCAGGGAGGAACAGCATTGgggctgccctggtgcagcagtgatggagcagctgcACTTGGCTGAGGCCGGGTGAGGCTTTTAGGCCTTGTTGTTGGCACGGCAGAAGACAAAGTCCAGCAGGTGCAGCACATTGATTTTGGTGCACAATCCCTGGTCGACAGTGTATTGGGGTCCTGtgaaaggaaggcaggaaagaaaGATATGGTGAGGTAAGAGGGAAGGAGGTGTTCAGAGATGTGTGCATTCATTGTCTGCCCTGAGCACTGGGCACGTTGGCACTGCCATGTTCAGTCCCATGGAGCCCTCCCAGCACTCCTTTGCTTGCACTCACCATGGACCTCATAAGTCTCGTAGGTTGTGAGTCCACTGCACAGGGTGACAACCTCTTGTCCATAAACCTCAAGGTTGAGGATAGGTCTCTTGATGACGTAGATGATGTCCTGTGAAGGTTGTCCTTTAACTCCCTGGATCTGGACAGGACAAAAGAGCATTTGTCAAGATCAGTGCCACAGTGCATTCACTGCTGTGCGTATTcctttctctgcactgctcctgagTGCTTTGCTTGGAGTGAGTTTCcaatctcttctcctccctgagTGCTGTGATACAACTTCATAAGCCATGGTGTGGTCTAAATGGCTTTTGCAGTTACTGTGGGTCTCAAGCTCATGAAAACAGCCACCTGTCTGACACCAGTTGcctttgcagtgctgcacaACTTCCCCAGGAAGTTGTCCTCTGGAATCTTACCCTGTTCTGTTCGACCAGTCTGGGCAGAGCATCAAAGGTGGGCACCAGCTGCCTGTTCATGGTGGAAATGTAGCAGACTCTCTCGGATGGCATTCTGGTTGCAGTCACACCCTGCAAAGTGAAGTAAGGGACAACTAAGGATGGAAGTACAGAAATTGGGAAGAAGGTGAgtaagagagaggaaagaaatgtGGCTAGTGCTACCACAAAAGTTGGATTCTTGGTACTCAGAGGAAAGAAATAAGTGCTGTGTTGTGGTCAGCTTTCCAGGAGCTGCCTCCTTGTCCATTCCCTGGAGCAGTGCCTTGCCACTCACCGTCCTGTAGTTCCAAACGGTTTTCCATGCGCCCACAGTGCTCTTCTTCTCAATCACGGCCACGTGCCATTGCCTCTTGAGGGTCAGAATTTGGGGGCCCACAACGATGGTGGTTTGCTGGTTCAGGTCAGGATTCTGCATCGAGAAAACAAAATCCCACAGCACTTTCAGTTTTTAACTTCATTGGTCTACAATATTGTGTTTTGTCTTGGTTCAAAGTGCTGTAGGCTATGAAAATATGGCAATGTTGGGAGTTGGGACAATGAGGGAATATCAAACCGTACCTGAGGGTAATTGGGCCTGGGGAACACATCCTGTCCAGGGAACACATCCTGCCCGGGGAATACGTCCTGTCCAGGGAACACATCCTGCCCAGGGAATACGTCCGGTCCAGGGTAGACATCCTGCCCAGGGAACACGTTCTGTCCAGGGAACACGTTCTGTCCAGGCAACACGTTCTGTCCAGGTACTGGCCCAACCTGGAAAATACCACAATTACTTGGTAAGACTTGTTGCCCAAAGTAGAAGCTACTGACCAAAGTCAATCATCTCATGATCCTGTAAGGAACAATCCAAAGAAGACCTTTTCAGCATTACTTACAACAAGCCcgagggctggagccaggtagaGTCCAAGGAGGACGGTAGCCACAATCTGAAATGGAAACGGAAACGTCCATTagagctgcagggctgtttGTCCAATCCAGCAAGTGGATCCAAGAGCCTCTTTCCTGTCCTGATCTGAAAGTGAACTCCCTGGATCCTCTTTTGCTTTCCCAGTGCAATTGCCTTACCCTAGATTAATGCAAAGCAGACCCAAGAGAGGTAGTTTAGAGAGCTGAACGTGGAGGTGATGGTAAGCTCCTAgggtctgtgctgctgtctctAGAGGAGAAAATCTGCCCCAAGAATGCCTTTTTGGCAGAGACAGGCAGAGGCAGTTGTGAGAGAGAAAGGCAACGACTGGAGTCAAAGTTGGAGTGGAGAAGGGAGCGAAAGAGCATCTACTCACAGCGCACTTCATCGTGACTGCAGAGCTGATGCTGGTGCAGGTGGAATGAAGGCTGTGACCTGTGCACCTTATATAGGCTTTGAGAATGAGATGTGGAAGGATTAAGtgctgaaataaaataattctgtcaTTTGTATCCCTGCCTGGATGCCGCCGATAATTCTTTCCTGCCCTAACTGCTTGATGAATATGGGGCCTGTGCTTCTGTAACTGTTgatctgccagtgtgtgatacTGATCAGATAAGGATCCATTTGCAGTGAAAACTTAAACATGAGAATTGAAAATCCCCATCAATCTTGTGAGCAGACATAGCCTGGGCTTGAAAAACCTACAAAAGCCTTGCAGAGGACAAAATAAATAAGAGCCTTTGTACCTTCCAGAATGTTCTgtgagttcctgtgtgagctcaggGCCCAAAGACAGCACTGCCTCTGCAAGTGGCTTTGTTCTAATGAGGCTGTTCAGGGTGAACTACTAGGGATATGGGCTGGTCTGTGAGGGTCTCTTGGTTGTCCTAGGTAGCACCACACATGGTTTTCACCTTGCCTCAGCTCCTTTTCTGTGTTGCTGCAAAGACAGAGGTGATCGTTGTGTCTGGGAGCTTTGTGCATGCCTGGGCTTTGTGTGCAGCTGTTGGCTTGCAGGCTGTGTGCTCCTGAGTGTGTGGCCGGAGCACCCCTGCACGGTTCTGCCCTTCTAGCTTTGCTCAGAGGCTGTGTGGAAGTGTTTTCTTTCTGAGGCTCGTTCTCTTCTGGTTCATTTTAATCCTGGCTCCATGTAAAATTGAATAAAGCTCATTCTGAACTGCAGTGGCATCGCAGGCAGAACAAGAAACCAGCCCTGATATGTTACCTGAAACTCCTAAGCATGGTAGAATTCTTTGCTTTCTTAATTCAGTAGTTAGAGGATGTTTGTGTCagacagagtcatagaatggtttaggttggaagtgacctcaaagatcatccagttccaagcccctgccataggcagagacacccccACTAGGACAagtctcaaggcctcatctaacctagctttgaacacctccagagaggaagcttccacaagctccctgggcaacctgttttagtgtttcaccaccctcactgtaaagaacctcttcctaatatccagtttaattctcccctcttccagtttcaaccccttACATCTTTAGCTTAAGGTTTTTGCAAGAGCAGCAGTTCAGTAGCTTCTTTGTAGAATTGCTTACATTTCATACAGGCCTAATGAAAacgcagggcagagcagtgtaGGTTGGTTATAAATTTTACTGTGACTGAGGAGCCTGTGCACAGTGCAGAAGAAGAGAGATAAATGTGATGAGTGGATAAGGCTTAGATTTTTTTGGTTATGCCATTGTAGAAATTTTCTTCCCCAGTACTCCATCAGGCATAATTAAAAACAGTAATGGACAGGCAATTCATTAATGTTAACTTTCAAACATGCAGCGTCTGGATCTAAGAAGTTGGATcctgaaagacaaagaaaaactgATTAGGTTGGGACAGAGAATTTAAGAGAATGATAAAGCTGAATTCCATCTTAATACTAGAAACAATAAACCTGGTTCCATCTTAATATTAGAAATATACCAGGAAATGTCacctcagcactcagctgcctcaTCTGAAACTTAGAGAATCACCAAATCACCATCATTGGAAATTTCCACTACAGGCAATTTTTTTTAGCTGCAATCCTTTTAGACCTAGCTAAGCTGTCAGAATTGTGCTGTGGCAGGGCCCATGCTAGCTTGATGGCGTATGTGCATGGAGTGAACCAGTGAAACTGGTGTCAACAGCTTGAGCCCAAAGCCTGGTCTCTGGGTTGTACACAGCAGTGACAgacctgctgcttttcctgacaAATGTGCTCCCTGATGGATAAAGGTCACAGGCAAGCAGTGGATTTCAGTGCTCCGCTTGCTCATCCATGCTTCAATCATTGTCCTCCTTTTTGGCAACCTTGCTAATATTTCTTTGGGCAATCCAAGCCTGTTACTGATGTGCTCACCGGGAGCTGGGTAAGCAAAGTAGGAGGGGATTCCTCTGCACAGAGCTTGAATGCGTTTTCCATATGGCTGCAAGCTTTGGAGTCTGTTTGTGGAGATCACAAAGCGATTCTCTCTGGGTGGGAAGTAGTGAGGACGAGGTCCCTAAGTATCaaaaaacaaatacagaaaatagcatttagaaaaacaaaaaaagaagttgaAAAGATACAGACACATCTTTGACAATGGGAAAGGATTAGATGAGGGCAATGCAATGTATGCAGAAGTCATGGAGTTGCCTTGTTCTGCTGAGGAACCTTTGCTGGAGGGAGCAAGTCCTTTACAGAGGCAGTTGATGAGTGTTCTCACCACTTTCTATCCCCATCCTACCTTGATTCCTTGACCTAGTGCAGGAAATGGTTCATCAAGCCATGAGTCCCTGATCTTGTTAGAAATGATGCAGGTGTTTTTGGAAAGTACCTTGGTTGCAACATAGCCCTGttgaaaagaggggaaaaagccTTTTGTTGCAAACAGTCCTGGGTCAGcagactgccagagagaagCCCTGTTTGCAAGAAGGGCTTTGCACAGTACAGATAATGCTAGGGGAGCAAAACATCCTTTTGGCAATGACATTGCCTAGGGAGATGCTCAGGGAGGCCAAGAAGGGACTCTGGTTAAAGGCACAGTTGATTGCCTCCTCCAGAAATGCCATGGGTACGATAGGTTGGGGGATGTGAAGGAGTCCACTGCTGAAAGCATGAGCACTGCACACCGTGCAGCAGCAGGAATCAAATGGTTAAATGAGAATGTTCTACAGCACCTCCTGGTGAAGTTTTCTGGAATCTCTGAAGGTTTTTCAAtccccttttatttcttttcccctttttctgaGCCATGCTGGCAGCTACTCACCGTCTCAACATCCCACAGAGTTTTGAATGCCTGAGAGACCTCCTTTAAGTCATTGAACTCTCCAGTGGCAGGGTGGTGAGGATTTTCTCCTTGGTGCCCTTTCAGGCTCTTCTCAACATTCTGATTTTTGGAAAGGATGAAAGGAGATAAGGGTTTAAGTTTGTGGGCTCTCAGGAGTCTTCTGCTCGATAAAGCAGTGAGTCTGGGAACCATGCTTGGGGAAATGATTGCTCTTTGAGGTACCTGCTGGGTATCAGACcttaaaatacagctttattcTGAGAAACATCTCTCTCAGAGGTCTTCTGGCAACTCTGTGCAGCTCTGTACTTACCCTGCCAGCAAGAACTGGAACCAGGACAGCTCCAAGAAGAGCAGCAGTCACAATCTGAAATGAACATTGGAAATTCACAGCACTTTAACATCCTGACTCCTTACTTGTATCAGGTTATTTGCTGTCTTAAAATCATGTTGActtcctgctgaactctgtgcACATGCTCAGCATTTTCTTGAAGGAGTCTCTGGTTCTAGAGTAGCTAAAAGGGCAGAAGAATTTTTTGTTACTAAGACTATGTCAGATCATCAGTTCCTATAAATGATTCTGGTTTAAGAGAATATGAGCTCTTCACCCTGATCTGTTGATTTCCAACATGGAGCAGATCCATGTCTAGGTTCAAATTTGTCAAAACTACTTCAGGAACCTTTTTGAGAGATTTAATATTGTGGTATGGAATTTTTTTGTAGTAATGGTGACTGGGAACAACTCTTGGACAGAATCCTTCTAATGCAGTATTAGTCACAGAGTTCATCTCCTTCAAAGAAAGATTTTTGGAGAGAGGTCCAGGTGTGACTCAGAGAATGTAGCACTAACAGTTTAGAATTcatcctgcaggcagggcaccagcatcagccagctgTGCCATCACCTGCTAGAACCTGCTGAGCCAACTGAGCAGCAGCCAACCTGTGGCTGAGGGAACGTTGCCCTTTCTCCATTTCACACCTGTGCCtcaccctggcagcagagctcttccattTCTGCTTAGACAGGTGCAGTGAAGTCACTGCCAAAAGTGCAATTTCACCCCTC contains:
- the LOC135192390 gene encoding gastrokine-1-like, with translation MKCAIVATVLLGLYLAPALGLVNPDLNQQTTIVVGPQILTLKRQWHVAVIEKKSTVGAWKTVWNYRTGVTATRMPSERVCYISTMNRQLVPTFDALPRLVEQNRIQGVKGQPSQDIIYVIKRPILNLEVYGQEVVTLCSGLTTYETYEVHGPQYTVDQGLCTKINVLHLLDFVFCRANNKA